Proteins encoded by one window of bacterium:
- a CDS encoding chemotaxis protein CheW encodes MLLLMFTCEKERYGIDVRQIIEVVSMVRFKKIPRSPDYIAGLFKYRGSIVPVIDLTVLLAGSRSKPLLSTRIILVYCTGSDKELHILGLLAEKVTDTMMFSEADFHSPGVESDNTPYLGTITTDTDGMIQLIDPMKLLPESLQQILFVNK; translated from the coding sequence ATGCTTCTACTCATGTTCACATGCGAAAAAGAACGATACGGCATCGATGTTCGTCAGATTATCGAAGTCGTATCGATGGTCCGTTTCAAAAAAATCCCCCGCTCGCCGGACTATATTGCAGGACTGTTCAAGTATCGCGGCTCGATAGTGCCGGTGATCGATCTGACTGTGCTCCTTGCCGGCTCCCGGTCAAAGCCTCTCCTCAGCACCCGGATCATACTGGTCTATTGCACGGGTTCAGATAAGGAGCTTCATATTCTCGGCCTTCTTGCTGAAAAAGTCACCGATACGATGATGTTTTCCGAAGCTGATTTTCATTCTCCCGGCGTCGAATCGGACAATACACCATATCTCGGCACGATTACCACCGATACCGACGGTATGATTCAACTGATCGATCCGATGAAACTGTTACCGGAATCCCTTCAGCAGATACTGTTTGTAAATAAATAG